A window of uncultured Fibrobacter sp. contains these coding sequences:
- a CDS encoding dihydroneopterin aldolase: MVVETGKISIRDLEFSCIIGTLPFERENEQPIVMNISVWLDFTLAARNEDLAHSIDYVQLADDVQDFVCKSRFQLEETLVLETAKHILNHYPKTVAAEVSVRKPLAIPQSAGAESSIKVIR, translated from the coding sequence ATGGTAGTCGAGACGGGTAAAATCTCTATACGGGATTTGGAATTCAGCTGCATCATTGGAACGCTCCCTTTCGAACGTGAAAATGAGCAGCCGATCGTCATGAATATTTCCGTGTGGCTTGACTTTACCCTTGCCGCCCGTAACGAAGACCTAGCCCATTCCATTGATTATGTCCAGCTGGCTGATGACGTACAGGACTTCGTTTGCAAGTCCCGTTTTCAGTTAGAAGAAACTTTGGTGCTGGAAACCGCCAAGCATATCTTGAACCACTACCCGAAGACCGTCGCGGCAGAAGTTTCTGTCCGCAAGCCCCTGGCAATCCCGCAAAGCGCCGGCGCCGAATCTAGCATCAAGGTAATCCGCTAG